The Chanodichthys erythropterus isolate Z2021 chromosome 5, ASM2448905v1, whole genome shotgun sequence sequence TAGCTttaattatttaacattaaaaaatatgatcattttcaaaaacagaATGTCTTTTAGCCAAAATTACTATGAAGCTGAATGGAATACCTAAACAACCTGAATTGTGTTAATTGcatcacagcactgacatagaTATGATCGCCCTGTTGGCTGGTATGTCTGGGTGGGACTCCATCACTCTGCAGGCGTATGGGGGGCATGGAGTCTGCAGGGCTAGATTTATACCCTAGAAGGCTCTTCTCGTGTCAATGATAACACTTCTGGTTTCCCCTGTTGGCTGCATGTTTACTTAACTCAGGGGTGCTCCACAGCAAGAGCCCCAACGCTCCATGTGGGGGGGCGACTAGGACGGGGCAAGATCTGAGGATGACCTGACACCTCTTGTAAATGGAACTTCCCTCATTACAGTCAGATGATAATTCAAAAGAGTTAATGAGCTTTAATCCAAAATTACTTAATGAATATTCCTATTCTGTGGCTTTTAAATGCTCTATTGTGAGTAATGAGGTTCTAATCATTTAAGATGACTTTAAcatcttttttaaacaaatgaattcTTAAAGATACGATGCTTGTTAATATGACATTCAGAAAAGGTAGTTTGAGAGCTTATTCTGCAGACCCACTTCAGTACGTTCACTTCTTTCCTCATGAGATCTGCACTGTAAAGAGTTATACTGTTTCTATGCAAACTAAACCAGCATATTACCATTGCAAAGCAAATCCATCTGCTATTATTCAAAAACACACGGCTGGTCTATAAACCATAGAACTAAATGCACTAATGCCTTAAACTTCTCTGACAGATTccttaaaatatgtataaaaatgcaaatatgttttgaatTGTTGAGAATACAATATTTTTGAGTGGGCTAGTtcattacatatatgattagttaatattactaaatgtaaatgtactaaAAGCATACAAAAAACCTACAGGTGGGAAAAATGTTACATATGTTGTTACAAAAATGAGACTAGGGAAAAACAATTTATGACAACACACCGTTTTCTATTGGATCTTGCCTTCAGATGCTGCCCAAGAGTTTAGGTACTGATTTTTGTGAGGTTTTCGAATTAAGTGAAAACTATGGAACTTTGTACTTCCATCTCTTGTTATCCTCTGGCCAACTGGGAAGAATCTCAGGGTGGGTGTGAACTCTCCCACCGGTGGCACCTTGTAAAATGACATCTGCATTCACCTCCGGGCTTTTGAAGAGAGGAAAGCTGAGCACTCAAAGACTTTAAAGGCATTAAAAAGTTTGTTTAAACACACAGTAACTAAAACTTAGAATGACAGCAAGATAGTGGAGACAAACAATGAAAAGCTTTAAAGTAAGGTCCAACATTGTTTATTCCCATCTAAAATCCTTTCCGCATTTTCTCAAATGATATATACAAGCTAAAAGATCTCAAGATTGAACTTAAAAATAGTCTGGCTTAAAATCTGAACTGCCCCATCACTTACTAAAGTAATTGACTGTGAGAGTGATTAAATGCGTGCCAACACTTGTACCCCTCACTGCCCTGGCACACACGGGCCACTGAGCAGCAGGTTTGACCCGGTGAGCTGGGTCTGTTTAGAGTCCTATTACACAAGAACTCACCCCTCTCCTCTGGAGCTTCGTTACAGGACAAAAGTCTAGCGCAGCACAGCTATATCCCTGGAAACTGAGAACACATCTGTGTCCTGTTATACAAACTAATACACCCCCTCCCCATCCACGTCACCCCACTTTGATTTAACTGGAAAGCTTGGTGGAAAATTCTGGCCCAATATAAAACTAATTGTTTGCTCTCACTTTCTCACTTTCTCTCTGTTTCTGTTTCCTCTGGAacaaagatttatttatttaaattacattttgcatgattatttatttactttgctAATACAAGGGATGCAATTTATTAATTTCCAAAACAGTCATTATGAACAAACTATGAATTAGTATTAATGTAAACTGGGCTATTTCAGTCTATAGAACTTAGAGTTTACCATGACTAAAGGTAAACAGATGCAGATCTCTGGCTTCTCTGGGAATAATTTGGTGGGTTCGTTCTGTGGCTGAATTtgggaaaataaaaaatacacaataatGAAACACTGAACGCACAATGTAAATAGATAAATACTTGAGAAATGTAAAGGTCAATGACATCAATAATCATGttattcaaaaatacattaagaaATACAATGCATACAAATGACTTAAATTCATTTTATGGTGAATATGTTTTCCgtttctgaatattttttttttgtggggcCAAAAATGTCTAGACGGTGTAACTAAGCAGAGGCtgtaaaaaagagaaaagaaaaaaaagtctattAAAAGGCTGAAATTCTTGAATAAGTTTGTCGTAACTACTTTGACAatgacttattattattattattattattttaaaagcaGTAAAGCAGTACTGTTTTAAAATAGtattaattaaaagaaaataaaaatacatctaaCTCAATGTGTAACCAAGATGGAAAGCATTCtgttgttaaataaaaaatttgctgaaaattttataaaaattgttacatttataattacttGGCAActatattctttataaatgcATGCTCACGTCTTGGGCCACAGTATTTATATTCACAATATTCATCACCAAActacaaatattaaataaatcatgaataaaaaatatctgtTTCAAAGAAAACGTAAGTACTCTAATTTGGTTCCAGAAATGTAATAGAGGATATATTTGGTGCCAATAGCTGACAAATCATCGTGGGAACACCCACTTTCTCCTTTTGAAGGTGGGGGGATCGTAGGGGGTGTCTGGGCTAGAGCCTGTTCGCAAATTTAACCCAGAGACGCAGTTGCTGCTGTCACAGTTGCTCTTGGATTCTACATTGTGCGGATCTCTTCTTTACACTGCAAACATGGATGTGAAAGTGATCGTAATATTCGCTTTGATGGCGGTCGTCATTCATGCACCGGTTTCAAATGGTAAGTTATTGTACTTATTATACTTTGCAAATGTTTACATTATTTTTGCATTGTGCATATAGCTTACATGCATGTTTTGGCACGCAATTTGTCGACAGTGCATTCCGTTCATCCCATAAACAGTCTATGCAACTATTGCAAGTAATATTTAAGGTTTTTATGGTTTATATCGTGCACCTGTGTAAGAAACAACGCATATTTCAGTGCTTTTACGCATTTGCATTTATAGTGTTAATTAAACGTAAAACGTAGCAATTTCAtgtattgtgctttttttttttactattattatttaaacagGTAGAGTTATTTACATCCGTTTTAACTTCATAAACGCACGTGATTTTTCCAAATGTTAACAGACTGACGCGCATGCGGTCGGGAGAGCAGAAAAATGCACTGGCACAGCGTTGATTAATGTGTGTATTTGTCGCCCTCTTTGTTTTCTCTTAATTACCCACAAATTAGAGGATAAAACAGAATCGCAGAGATAGCGCCAGTCTTTACTTCAATCGAGCCAGAGCGCGCGGCTCTAACTATGGCTCGCGCGTttacataacaataaaaatagatTACTAGAGATGTCATTAGCATTTTACAAGTGGACTAACGTGGATAGAGCTCTGTTAAGTCGCAGGTAATTCACACCTCTGCACTCTTGTGAGTGGGCAATGTCCGTTAAAGTATTTGCGTACGTGCGTCGTGCCGTCTTCACTTACAATGTAAAGCTGCTCGAGCTGTTAAGTCTCTGCTTCCTTGAACGTGTAAAACTGAACCAAATGGAACAATAATCCCAGCGCTGCCATACAATTCACTCGCTTTAATGTGCAAGAACTTGAAGACCGTTAAAATAGTCCAAGTATTTGCGTGCACGCGCGCTCCAATTCATAAAACCTAGCAATGCCTActttaatactttatttttaaagaatgagTGCACtaaacatttctcatcaaataTATTCACTTGAACTGCTTTATATATGCACTTAAAAATGGTAGTTACCTCAGTATATACCCTATAATATTATACACTGAATTTCGAGAGCATATTCATTCATAAGAATTTAAAGTGTGCATAACTAGCcctattatataatataaatatacattgcTAAAGAATATAAAATTAATCTCTTGTTTATAACTTTCACTTTTCATAGAAAAGCCAATAGAGGAACATGCACCCTCagtgtgttaaaaaaaatgtgctgGTTATAATTAGAGAGTGTTGCAATAGTGAGTTTGGAGGCTAGAGCATGATTATAAAATGGGTTTTGTAAATAAACCAAATCttttaagtttcatttttaGTCAAGGATGCCGTTTTCTTTTACAAAGCACATCTGTTGTGTGAACTCAGTATTAACATGAAGGGCAGAAAGTGAAGGTCTACTTTCTCAACAAACATCATTCACCATGATTTCGTCTAACACTCACATGCACCGAATTACAAGAATCACAGCAACAGCTGAATTGAGtttctcttctctttttctcttaaTTCTTCTCCAGCCAAGCCCATCAGCCTGGTAGAGAGATGCTGGTGTCGTTCCACAGTCAACACTGTCCCACAGAGAAGCATTCGCGAgctcaagttcctccacacacCCAACTGCCCCTTCCAAGTCATGTGAGTATCTACTCTAAACTCTCTCTTTCCTACACGCTCAGCAGCTCTGCCTCTGATGAGGTGTCTGCCTGACCCAGAAACACATCACTTCACCCCATCAATCTCTAAATACTGAAGGGACACTGAATGGGGCAGGAATTGGCCTCCCCTGTCTGGCATTATACTGTTGGACAGGCTCTCACAGTTGCACACATCCAGGGGGAAATGCTATAAGAGGGGGTAGGACCTTTAAGCATGGATGCATTTGTATTTTGTACAGGAAAACAGCATCATAGGGGTCCGTAAGAGTTCCTCTTCAAGCTCTTTCTCACACATGTAAAGGGCTTGAATGATGTGCTTAGTCACACACCATAGCCTTGCATGCTGATGAGAACTCTCCTCCCTGTATGTTTTCACCTCTGTTGAGTGAAATGTTCAAAACAGCTGCTTTTTTTGGatttttaacaaagattaatggCAGTGGCGTGTCAAACTCCATTACGAATGTCACTAATTTTCCATACCataaatgctcaccaaggcgTAAACAAAGACTGTGTCAAAGGGTCAGGGAGATAAAAACAGCTGGCTAGACTCAAAAATCACAAGCCAACTAACGATTGCCACAAAAGCCATAGGCAAAGCCCTGGAGAGCAGATCAGAACCTGAATCCCAAAGCTCAAGAGCCCTTGATACTTCAGATCTGCATTGATGAGTGATGCTGGTAACACTATCTACCAGTGTTTGCTGTTGGCCTTGGCTTGCTGTGAAGTAATTACTACCTGCTGTTCGCAGTCCAGACCCGCTCCAGCTCCTGCTGACTAGAACGAGATAGACCAACAAATGCCAGGCACTGATAAACCGCTGCTACTTCAAAAGAGTGAGCTAACCAAATTAGAGGGGATCTGTGAATTGAAGATAAGAACTGATTACTTTAATGATACAGATATGATGATAGTGGACACATACTTTAAAGCTAATCTTGTCTCAGAAGAATGTTCTCATCCTCACAATCTTTTCAAAGATTTATAATATGTAGTAAGAAGAGTAATGTCCACACACTGAGTTTACAGCTGCAAAAACATCTATTAATAAAAAGCACAATGTTTCATAAGGTGCATGATTAAGACCTGATGGTCGAAACATTGcgctttttattaataaatgtttttggagctATAAGCTTGGTGTGCAAATATTAATCTTCTTATTTTTATGATTGTCATCTTTTGGGATATGCACACCTTTTTTTGTACTTTATATTATGTAGTACCATTCATTGTGGCCTTTTTAGGAATGCGTTACTCACAGGATTATGAGAAGGA is a genomic window containing:
- the cxcl12a gene encoding chemokine (C-X-C motif) ligand 12a (stromal cell-derived factor 1), with protein sequence MDVKVIVIFALMAVVIHAPVSNAKPISLVERCWCRSTVNTVPQRSIRELKFLHTPNCPFQVIAKLKNNKEVCINPETKWLQQYLKNALNKMKKAQQQSN